A window of Ranitomeya variabilis isolate aRanVar5 chromosome 2, aRanVar5.hap1, whole genome shotgun sequence contains these coding sequences:
- the TENT5D gene encoding terminal nucleotidyltransferase 5D: MTEESDCRFSNLSQDQVTILNQVLTEIVPIHGRGNFPTMEVKPKDIIHVVKEQLIRKKIAIRDIRLNGSTASHILMQQNGTSCKDLDIIFGVELPDEQAFQTVKDIVLDSLLDFLPKCVNKEKITAVTMNEAYVQKMVKVSTDHDRWSLISLSNNSGKNVELKFVNSLRRQFEFSVDSFQIILDSILDVYTDEDSELTSDTYPTVVAESMYGDFQEAMEHLRGKLISTRNPEEIRGGGLLKYSNLLVRDYKPASEAEIKSLERYMCSRFFIDFPDVTEQQRKIESYLRNHFIGEEKTKYDYLMTLRSVVNESTVCLMGHERRQTLNMITILALKVLGEQNIIPNTANVTCYYQPAPYMSDRNFSNYYIPQGQSAIFYQPYQFHIHLQSGLV, from the coding sequence ATGACTGAAGAGTCAGACTGCAGATTCAGCAATCTGAGCCAAGATCAAGTCACCATCCTCAATCAAGTTCTGACGGAGATCGTCCCCATCCATGGCAGGGGGAACTTCCCCACCATGGAGGTAAAACCCAAAGACATTATTCACGTAGTGAAGGAGCAGCTGATAAGGAAGAAAATCGCTATACGAGACATTCGACTCAACGGCTCCACGGCCAGTCACATCCTCATGCAGCAGAACGGGACAAGCTGCAAGGACTTGGACATCATTTTTGGTGTGGAACTTCCAGATGAGCAAGCCTTCCAGACAGTCAAGGACATCGTCTTGGATTCCCTCTTAGACTTTCTTCCAAAATGCGTCAACAAGGAGAAGATCACCGCGGTCACCATGAACGAGGCGTACGTCCAGAAGATGGTGAAGGTGTCCACAGACCATGACCGCTGGAGCTTAATCTCTCTATCCAACAACAGCGGGAAGAACGTGGAGCTGAAGTTTGTGAACTCCCTCCGTAGACAGTTTGAGTTTAGTGTGGACTCTTTCCAGATCATCCTGGACTCCATTCTCGATGTCTACACGGATGAGGACAGTGAGCTGACCTCAGATACCTACCCCACCGTGGTGGCCGAGAGCATGTACGGAGATTTCCAGGAAGCAATGGAACATTTAAGGGGCAAGCTTATCTCCACCAGGAATCCGGAGGAGATCCGCGGGGGAGGACTTCTAAAATACAGCAACCTCCTGGTCCGTGATTACAAGCCGGCCAGTGAGGCAGAGATCAAGTCCCTGGAGCGTTACATGTGTTCCCGGTTCTTCATTGACTTTCCTGACGTGACTGAACAGCAGAGGAAAATCGAGTCTTACCTGCGCAATCATTTCATCGGGGAAGAGAAGACCAAGTACGACTATTTGATGACCCTGCGCTCCGTGGTCAATGAGAGCACGGTGTGTCTGATGGGGCACGAACGCAGGCAGACTCTTAATATGATCACCATCTTAGCTCTGAAAGTCCTCGGAGAACAGAACATCATCCCGAACACGGCCAACGTGACGTGTTATTACCAGCCGGCCCCTTACATGAGCGACAGAAACTTCAGCAACTATTACATCCCTCAAGGACAGTCGGCCATCTTCTACCAGCCCTACCAGTTTCACATACACCTGCAGAGCGGGCTGGTGTAA